Proteins encoded by one window of Chryseobacterium foetidum:
- the mqo gene encoding malate dehydrogenase (quinone): protein MPHTLISVTPKPKYDVVMIGGGIMSATLATLLHELDPQLNIAIFERLGRFAKESTAAWNNAGTGHSAFCELNYTPQKADGSVEISKAENIAEQFEVSKQFWSYLINKNYINRPQDFVNSCPHLSLVFGENDAEFLKKRFDNMSKSVLFEGMEFTTDHDKLREWIPLVMSKRNQSEVLAATKMDAGTDVNFGTLTRKMGRHLMANTNVEIFVYTEVKDIDPIKNGWKMKVKDRTHNIKHDVTADFVFIGAGGYALPLLDSSDIEESAGYGGFPVSGQWLVTHNPELVAQHEAKVYTQAPVGAPPMSVPHLDLRIIDGKKALLFGPFAGFSTKFLKEGSYLDLPESVNTKNIRSLFGAWWHNLPLTKYLIQQVAMNKAQRIQHLREFVKDAKEEDWELKVAGQRVQIIKKDDKAGGKLEFGTEVVTNKDGTIASLLGASPGASTAVSAMINVLEKCFPEKMESEWKDKLKEMIPSYGTKLSENPEMTAMLRAYSKEKLQLKH, encoded by the coding sequence ATGCCACACACTTTAATCAGCGTAACTCCAAAACCGAAATATGATGTCGTGATGATCGGCGGAGGTATTATGAGTGCTACACTTGCCACACTACTTCATGAGCTTGATCCTCAGTTGAATATTGCCATTTTCGAAAGACTTGGAAGGTTTGCAAAAGAAAGTACCGCCGCGTGGAATAACGCAGGCACAGGTCATTCAGCGTTTTGTGAACTCAATTATACTCCGCAGAAGGCAGATGGAAGCGTAGAAATTTCAAAAGCAGAAAATATTGCTGAGCAATTTGAAGTTTCAAAACAGTTCTGGTCTTACCTTATCAATAAAAACTATATAAACAGACCTCAGGATTTCGTTAATTCCTGTCCCCATTTGAGCCTCGTTTTTGGAGAAAATGATGCCGAATTTCTTAAAAAACGTTTCGATAATATGTCGAAATCTGTTCTTTTTGAAGGCATGGAATTCACCACAGACCACGATAAACTCAGAGAATGGATCCCTTTGGTAATGAGCAAAAGAAATCAGTCTGAAGTTTTGGCAGCCACAAAAATGGATGCCGGAACAGACGTAAATTTCGGAACGCTCACAAGAAAAATGGGTCGCCATCTGATGGCCAATACTAACGTTGAAATATTTGTTTATACGGAGGTAAAAGATATCGATCCCATCAAAAACGGTTGGAAAATGAAAGTGAAAGACCGTACACACAATATCAAACACGACGTTACAGCAGATTTTGTGTTTATCGGAGCAGGCGGTTACGCTTTGCCGCTTCTGGACAGCTCGGATATTGAAGAAAGTGCAGGTTATGGTGGTTTTCCCGTTTCAGGACAATGGTTGGTAACTCACAATCCGGAATTGGTAGCGCAACACGAGGCTAAAGTCTATACACAGGCACCGGTAGGAGCACCACCGATGTCAGTTCCCCATCTGGATCTCAGAATTATTGACGGTAAAAAGGCTTTGCTTTTCGGTCCTTTTGCAGGTTTTTCAACTAAATTTCTGAAAGAAGGAAGCTATCTCGATCTTCCGGAAAGTGTAAATACAAAAAACATCAGATCTCTTTTTGGTGCGTGGTGGCACAATTTGCCGTTGACAAAGTATCTTATTCAGCAGGTAGCGATGAATAAAGCCCAAAGAATTCAGCATTTGAGAGAGTTTGTAAAAGACGCCAAAGAAGAAGACTGGGAACTGAAAGTGGCCGGACAGAGAGTGCAAATCATTAAAAAAGATGATAAAGCAGGTGGAAAACTCGAATTTGGAACCGAAGTCGTAACCAACAAAGACGGAACAATCGCCTCATTACTCGGCGCATCTCCCGGTGCATCCACCGCAGTAAGTGCAATGATTAACGTTCTTGAAAAATGCTTTCCAGAAAAAATGGAAAGTGAGTGGAAGGACAAACTGAAAGAAATGATTCCATCCTACGGAACAAAACTTTCTGAAAATCCGGAAATGACAGCGATGCTGCGTGCCTACAGCAAAGAAAAACTGCAACTCAAACATTAG